One window from the genome of Acinetobacter sp. LoGeW2-3 encodes:
- the apbC gene encoding iron-sulfur cluster carrier protein ApbC, whose protein sequence is MSWLSSLKSVFSPSQEVNEEAVQNVLQNYILPNSSNALKDRITQVNVQGEILQITINTYPEEKEQLQQIHDELADALEKCGIKELNMHVIQQKTGHKKEGGCGHHHAEGESCSSQPQTTAASKSNLPPVVDASGNAAKTEEVDPNNPPIQKAAPQQRDVPKHPRIQNVILVSSGKGGVGKSTTTVNLALALQKLGLKVGVLDADIYGPSIPTMLGNAGKTPMIEAEHFVPLDAYGMAVLSIGHLTGDHNTPVAWRGPKATGALMQLFNQTLWPDLDVLMIDMPPGTGDIQLTLAQRIPVTGAVIVTTPQNVALLDATKGIELFNRVQIPVMGVIENMSTHICSNCGYEEQIFGTGGGDKLSEQYHIPLLGRLPLNATIRENADAGTPSVIAGDDAADSYMAIAEKIAAKLPKAQKDQSRIF, encoded by the coding sequence ATGTCGTGGCTTTCTTCGCTTAAATCGGTTTTTTCGCCTTCCCAGGAGGTGAACGAAGAAGCTGTGCAGAACGTGCTGCAAAACTATATTTTGCCAAATTCCAGCAATGCTTTGAAAGACCGTATTACTCAGGTCAATGTGCAGGGTGAGATTTTACAGATCACCATTAACACCTATCCTGAAGAGAAAGAACAATTACAGCAGATTCATGATGAGCTGGCGGACGCGCTGGAAAAATGTGGCATCAAAGAACTCAATATGCATGTGATCCAGCAGAAAACTGGACATAAAAAAGAGGGTGGTTGCGGACATCATCATGCTGAAGGTGAAAGCTGTTCTAGCCAGCCGCAAACTACAGCTGCTTCAAAATCAAATTTACCGCCAGTGGTTGATGCATCAGGCAATGCTGCTAAAACAGAAGAAGTTGATCCAAATAATCCACCCATTCAGAAAGCTGCACCGCAACAGCGTGATGTACCAAAGCATCCCCGTATTCAGAATGTGATTTTGGTGTCTTCTGGTAAGGGCGGTGTAGGTAAATCAACCACCACCGTAAACCTGGCTTTAGCTTTACAAAAACTGGGTTTAAAAGTTGGCGTACTGGATGCTGATATTTATGGCCCAAGTATTCCGACCATGCTCGGTAATGCGGGCAAAACGCCGATGATCGAAGCTGAGCATTTTGTACCATTAGATGCCTATGGCATGGCGGTACTTTCGATTGGCCATTTAACCGGTGATCACAACACACCAGTCGCATGGCGTGGTCCAAAGGCAACCGGTGCTTTAATGCAACTATTTAACCAGACCTTATGGCCAGATCTGGATGTACTAATGATCGATATGCCACCGGGCACAGGTGACATCCAGCTGACACTGGCGCAACGTATTCCGGTAACCGGGGCGGTGATTGTGACAACACCGCAAAATGTTGCCTTACTCGATGCGACCAAAGGGATTGAACTGTTTAACCGTGTGCAGATTCCAGTCATGGGTGTGATCGAGAATATGTCGACCCACATCTGCTCGAACTGCGGCTATGAAGAACAGATTTTTGGTACAGGTGGTGGTGATAAACTGTCAGAGCAATATCACATTCCATTACTTGGCCGTCTGCCTTTAAATGCAACTATTCGTGAAAATGCTGATGCCGGAACGCCGTCAGTGATTGCGGGAGATGATGCCGCTGATAGCTATATGGCGATTGCGGAAAAAATAGCAGCCAAACTGCCAAAAGCTCAAAAAGACCAGTCCCGCATTTTTTAA
- a CDS encoding TRAP transporter permease, with protein sequence MNPQETKPVPEALNEQQQQELLEKFDRESVTRNPINKSVRLFIAALAIIYSLFHLYITFNPLPELIQRAAHVSIGLALIYLLYPARQAGSRQKVAWTDWIWVIASFSSFFYLFTEYQAIMTTRGGIPNTLDIVLSIMTVVLVVEGARRVMGWMLPILGLIFLSYPFISHFDWMPDRLLTRPYTLSDIFGQMYLKTEGLYSSAIGASVTFIFLFILFGAFLAKSGMGKLFNDLAMALAGHKQGGPAKVAVISSGFMGSINGTAVANVVGTGSFTIPLMKKIGYHKNFAGAVEASASVGGQILPPVMGASAFIMAETTGVSYGTIALAALLPALLYYLGVMAQVHFRAGRDNLKGVPKADLPRVKEVLKERGHLLIPIVALVVFLFQSIPVSYAAVYTILLTIVIAAFRKSTRMGPKEILEALADGAKQSLSVMAACAVVGIIIGVVSLTSFGSVMTSSIMSIGAGSLFLTLFFTMIASMILGMGLPSIPAYIITATMAAPALANFDIPILVAHMFVFYFGLFANITPPVALAAFAGAGIAGGDPMRTGFLALRLSLAGFIVPFLFVYNPAMLMIDTTDIAVNAREFTLPAWNVILSITVTSIIGILALGAAVEGYFKTGLSWFWRIFLGVGALMMIVPETITDIVGTVMVVIAVGFNIIQAKKENTVTTKTK encoded by the coding sequence ATGAATCCACAAGAAACAAAACCGGTGCCAGAAGCACTAAATGAACAGCAGCAGCAAGAATTATTAGAAAAGTTTGACCGCGAATCTGTGACTCGTAACCCGATCAATAAATCGGTTCGCCTGTTTATTGCTGCACTGGCAATAATCTACTCTCTATTTCATCTCTATATTACTTTTAATCCCTTACCCGAACTGATTCAACGTGCAGCGCATGTATCGATTGGTCTGGCACTGATTTATCTGCTTTATCCTGCACGTCAAGCCGGCAGTAGACAGAAAGTTGCCTGGACGGATTGGATTTGGGTCATTGCATCTTTTTCTTCTTTCTTCTATCTGTTTACAGAATATCAAGCGATCATGACCACCCGAGGAGGCATTCCCAATACACTGGATATTGTGTTGTCTATTATGACCGTCGTCTTGGTTGTTGAAGGTGCACGACGTGTGATGGGCTGGATGCTGCCCATTCTCGGACTCATTTTCTTAAGCTATCCGTTTATTAGTCATTTTGACTGGATGCCGGATCGCTTGCTGACCCGTCCTTATACATTGAGCGATATTTTCGGACAGATGTATCTGAAAACTGAAGGCTTATATTCATCAGCCATTGGTGCTTCGGTTACTTTTATTTTCCTGTTTATCCTGTTCGGTGCCTTTCTGGCAAAATCGGGAATGGGGAAATTATTTAATGATCTGGCGATGGCACTTGCCGGGCATAAGCAAGGTGGTCCAGCCAAAGTTGCAGTGATTTCCAGTGGTTTTATGGGCAGTATTAATGGTACTGCTGTTGCTAATGTGGTGGGAACCGGTTCATTTACCATTCCTTTAATGAAGAAAATTGGCTATCACAAAAACTTTGCTGGTGCAGTTGAAGCCAGTGCTTCTGTCGGCGGTCAGATTTTACCTCCAGTGATGGGGGCAAGTGCTTTCATCATGGCAGAAACGACTGGGGTCAGTTATGGCACCATTGCGCTCGCTGCTTTACTCCCAGCGCTGCTGTATTATCTGGGGGTGATGGCACAAGTACATTTCAGGGCCGGCCGGGATAACCTAAAAGGCGTTCCTAAAGCAGACTTGCCACGGGTAAAAGAAGTCCTGAAAGAGCGTGGACATTTGCTAATTCCAATTGTCGCGCTAGTGGTTTTCCTGTTTCAGTCTATTCCCGTCAGCTATGCAGCTGTTTATACGATTTTATTGACCATTGTGATCGCAGCCTTCAGAAAATCGACCCGTATGGGGCCTAAGGAAATTCTAGAAGCGCTGGCGGATGGTGCCAAACAGTCACTTTCTGTAATGGCTGCCTGTGCAGTGGTCGGCATTATTATCGGGGTGGTGAGCTTGACCAGCTTTGGTTCAGTGATGACATCTTCGATCATGAGTATTGGTGCGGGTAGTCTGTTCCTGACCCTGTTCTTTACCATGATTGCATCAATGATTTTGGGTATGGGCCTACCATCCATTCCTGCCTATATCATTACCGCGACGATGGCAGCGCCTGCTTTAGCCAACTTTGATATTCCAATCTTAGTCGCGCATATGTTCGTGTTCTATTTTGGCCTGTTTGCCAATATTACCCCACCCGTTGCCTTGGCCGCCTTTGCCGGTGCCGGGATTGCAGGTGGTGATCCGATGCGGACTGGATTCTTGGCTTTACGCTTATCACTGGCAGGTTTTATTGTGCCTTTCCTGTTTGTTTATAACCCGGCCATGCTGATGATCGACACCACGGATATTGCAGTAAATGCCAGAGAATTTACCTTACCGGCCTGGAATGTCATTTTGAGTATTACGGTGACCTCTATCATCGGCATTCTGGCACTGGGTGCTGCGGTAGAAGGTTATTTTAAAACTGGCTTGAGCTGGTTCTGGCGTATTTTCCTGGGTGTAGGTGCACTCATGATGATTGTGCCTGAAACTATCACTGATATTGTAGGAACAGTTATGGTCGTTATTGCAGTTGGCTTCAATATTATTCAAGCCAAGAAAGAAAATACAGTTACAACCAAAACCAAATAA
- a CDS encoding LysE family translocator produces MISWLFIGLVVTILLTPGPTNTLLASSGIHAGFRKSFYLIPAEALGYLLAISFWGILIGKISTHLPALPNILKLFSACYILYLAIRLWRTAEVADSLSQFTIRARELFLATLLNPKALLFASAIFPVIAWQNNYYYVTHMLMFLGLLIPIAFLWTFLGTLLGRNNSRWLNQKNMQKTASLVLMSFCVPLSYSAILSL; encoded by the coding sequence ATGATTTCTTGGTTATTTATTGGTTTAGTAGTCACAATTTTGCTGACTCCGGGCCCAACCAATACCTTATTGGCATCCTCCGGGATTCATGCAGGTTTTAGGAAATCATTTTATCTTATTCCCGCCGAAGCATTAGGTTATCTACTCGCGATCAGTTTCTGGGGAATCTTGATTGGTAAGATTTCAACCCATCTTCCAGCTTTACCCAATATCCTGAAATTATTCAGTGCTTGTTACATTCTCTATTTGGCTATCAGGTTGTGGCGTACTGCAGAAGTTGCTGACAGTCTGAGCCAGTTCACCATCCGCGCCAGAGAACTGTTTCTAGCTACTTTACTCAATCCTAAAGCCTTATTATTTGCGTCAGCGATTTTTCCAGTGATTGCGTGGCAGAACAATTATTACTATGTGACGCATATGCTGATGTTCTTGGGACTCTTGATTCCAATCGCATTCTTATGGACATTCCTGGGCACTTTGTTAGGTCGTAATAATAGTCGCTGGCTGAATCAAAAAAATATGCAAAAGACTGCATCATTGGTATTGATGAGCTTTTGTGTGCCGCTCAGTTATTCTGCAATTTTAAGTCTGTAA
- the dcd gene encoding dCTP deaminase produces MAIKSDRWIREMSEKHGMIEPYAENQVRLDENGEKLISYGVSSYGYDVRCAREFKVFTNVHSAIVDPKHFDEKSFIDIESDVCIIPPNSFALARTVEYFRIPRNVLTVCLGKSTYARCGIIVNVTPLEPEWEGHVTLEFSNTTNLPARIYAGEGVAQMLFFESDEVCETSYKDRGGKYQGQTGVTLPKA; encoded by the coding sequence ATGGCAATTAAGTCTGATCGCTGGATTCGCGAAATGAGCGAAAAACACGGCATGATCGAACCATATGCAGAAAACCAGGTTCGTTTGGATGAAAATGGTGAAAAACTCATTTCCTATGGCGTATCGAGCTATGGTTATGATGTTCGTTGTGCACGTGAATTCAAGGTATTTACCAATGTGCATTCTGCCATTGTAGACCCGAAACACTTCGATGAAAAAAGCTTCATCGATATTGAATCTGATGTATGTATTATTCCGCCTAACTCATTTGCACTCGCACGTACTGTCGAATATTTCCGTATTCCGCGTAATGTATTGACTGTTTGCCTGGGTAAATCTACCTATGCGCGTTGCGGTATTATTGTGAATGTGACGCCACTTGAACCAGAGTGGGAAGGTCATGTTACTTTAGAATTTTCAAATACTACTAACCTTCCTGCACGTATCTATGCCGGTGAGGGTGTGGCACAGATGCTATTCTTTGAATCTGATGAAGTGTGTGAAACTTCATACAAAGATCGTGGCGGTAAGTATCAGGGCCAGACTGGCGTGACTTTGCCGAAAGCATAA
- a CDS encoding efflux RND transporter permease subunit: MWLTRISVKFPVFTIMMMFCLMVLGLASWQRMGVEEFPDVDFPFVVIYTNYPGASPETVESEITKKLEDQINTISGLKQVISQSSEGLSMITTEFNLDVPSTTAAQDVRDKIASVTAEFRDEIQEPVVERYDPSANAVMSIVFESDKMDLKSLSSYLDQRIVPQLRTVPGVGTVNLLGDAQRQIRIQIEPQKLQAFGIGIDSVINTLKSENIEVPGGTLKSGNSELVIEINSKVLHPQAFGDLVIANKNGAPIFLKQVAKIEDSQAELETGAFLDGKAAVAVDILRSSDSNVIEVVDETYKTLESIKAQLPQGTTLQVVVDSSKSIRGTIGDVARTIIEGAVLAVLIVLLFLGSFRSTVITGLTLPIALLGTLTFIWAFGFTINMMTLLALSLSIGLLIDDAIVVRENIVRHSDMGKDHVTAALDGTKEIGLAVLATTLTIVAVFLPVAFMGGIIGRFFFQFGVAVSTAVLISMFVSFTLDPMLSAHWAERKKDPNKKPNAVKRFFIWISNKLDGLSEVYEKLLKLALRFRLITILVAVASLFGALGLSKLIGTEFVPVPDKGEIRIKFETPVDSSLEYSQAKLQQVDHIIRKHPDVRATYGVINGVTDRGKNHVSLRVTVTPRTEREKTLNDLNNEFRERLQSVGGISITSVASADETVSGGQKPIMISIKGPDLDELQKISDRFMVELSKVEGVVDLETSLKEPKPTLAVQVNRVLASDLGLSVNQIANVIRPLIAGDDVTSWQDEKGETYDVNLRLTEDKRTLPSDLQNMYLTSNKTDASGQPIMIPLSSVAKFEEKLGASQINRRDLAREVMVEANTTGRPAGDIGTEISKVQADFDLPPGYSFVTQGANADMAESAGYALTAITLSIVFIYIVLGSQFNSFIHPAAIMASLPLSLIGVFLALFLFNSTMNLFSIIGIIMLMGLVTKNAILLIDFIKKAMDRGEDRYDAIIASGKTRLRPILMTTSAMVMGMVPLALGLGEGGEQSAPMAHAVIGGVITSTLLTLVVVPVIFTYLDDFKNFMLRQARKIMS, from the coding sequence ATGTGGTTGACGCGGATTAGTGTGAAATTTCCTGTTTTTACCATCATGATGATGTTCTGCCTGATGGTACTCGGTCTCGCCTCCTGGCAACGTATGGGCGTGGAAGAGTTTCCGGATGTCGATTTTCCCTTTGTCGTGATTTATACCAACTACCCGGGTGCCTCCCCTGAAACGGTTGAATCTGAGATTACCAAAAAACTGGAAGATCAGATCAATACCATTTCTGGTCTGAAACAGGTGATTTCCCAGTCCAGTGAAGGCCTGTCGATGATTACCACAGAATTTAATCTGGATGTTCCGTCGACCACTGCGGCACAGGATGTGCGAGATAAAATTGCGTCAGTGACAGCTGAATTCCGTGACGAAATTCAGGAGCCCGTAGTTGAGCGTTATGATCCATCTGCCAATGCGGTGATGTCGATTGTCTTTGAATCCGACAAGATGGATCTCAAATCATTAAGCTCTTATCTGGATCAACGTATTGTACCGCAACTCCGTACTGTTCCCGGTGTAGGGACCGTCAATCTTCTGGGAGATGCTCAGCGTCAAATCCGCATTCAGATTGAACCACAAAAATTACAAGCTTTTGGAATTGGCATAGACAGTGTCATCAATACCCTAAAATCGGAAAATATTGAAGTTCCTGGCGGCACACTGAAATCTGGAAATTCTGAACTGGTTATTGAAATTAATTCCAAAGTACTGCATCCACAGGCCTTTGGTGATCTGGTGATAGCCAATAAAAACGGCGCACCTATTTTCCTGAAACAGGTTGCTAAGATTGAGGACAGTCAAGCAGAACTGGAAACTGGTGCATTCTTGGATGGCAAGGCAGCGGTGGCTGTCGATATTCTGCGCAGTTCCGATTCCAATGTCATTGAAGTTGTCGATGAAACTTATAAAACTCTAGAAAGCATTAAAGCCCAGCTACCGCAAGGTACCACTCTGCAAGTGGTCGTTGATTCTTCCAAGAGTATCCGCGGAACCATTGGCGATGTCGCACGAACGATTATTGAAGGTGCGGTGCTTGCTGTACTCATCGTATTGCTATTTTTAGGTTCCTTCCGCTCTACGGTGATCACTGGCCTCACCCTGCCCATTGCCCTACTCGGCACCCTGACCTTTATCTGGGCTTTTGGTTTCACTATTAATATGATGACACTGCTGGCACTTTCACTCAGTATTGGCCTGTTGATTGATGATGCCATCGTGGTCCGGGAAAACATTGTCCGGCATAGCGATATGGGTAAAGACCATGTGACTGCTGCGCTCGATGGCACCAAAGAAATTGGCCTGGCTGTCCTCGCGACTACTTTAACGATTGTTGCGGTATTTTTACCGGTTGCCTTTATGGGCGGGATTATCGGTCGTTTCTTCTTCCAGTTTGGTGTGGCTGTCAGTACCGCCGTCCTGATCTCCATGTTTGTCAGCTTTACCCTCGATCCGATGCTGTCGGCACATTGGGCTGAGCGTAAAAAGGATCCGAATAAAAAGCCAAATGCTGTAAAACGCTTCTTTATATGGATTTCTAACAAGCTGGATGGCTTGAGTGAGGTCTATGAAAAATTACTCAAATTAGCACTCCGTTTTAGATTGATCACCATTCTGGTCGCAGTCGCCTCCCTGTTTGGCGCACTGGGACTTTCCAAATTGATTGGTACCGAGTTTGTTCCCGTACCAGATAAGGGTGAAATCCGGATCAAGTTTGAAACGCCAGTAGATTCATCTTTAGAATATTCTCAAGCCAAACTCCAGCAGGTTGATCATATTATCCGTAAACATCCAGATGTCCGTGCGACTTATGGTGTAATCAATGGTGTGACCGACCGGGGTAAAAATCATGTCAGCCTGCGCGTCACCGTGACGCCACGTACTGAACGTGAAAAGACGCTGAATGATCTCAACAATGAATTCCGTGAGCGCTTGCAGTCTGTTGGCGGCATTTCCATTACTTCAGTAGCCTCTGCAGATGAAACAGTTTCTGGTGGGCAAAAGCCAATCATGATCTCCATTAAGGGACCAGATCTTGACGAACTGCAAAAGATTTCTGACCGCTTTATGGTAGAGCTTAGCAAAGTCGAGGGCGTGGTTGACCTTGAGACCTCACTGAAAGAACCGAAGCCGACTCTGGCTGTACAGGTCAATCGCGTACTCGCCAGTGACCTCGGTCTTTCAGTTAATCAAATTGCCAATGTCATCCGCCCACTCATTGCCGGTGATGATGTGACATCTTGGCAAGATGAAAAAGGTGAAACTTATGATGTGAATCTGCGCCTAACTGAAGACAAACGTACGTTGCCAAGCGATCTGCAGAATATGTATCTCACTTCCAATAAAACCGATGCCAGTGGTCAACCGATCATGATTCCACTCTCAAGTGTGGCGAAATTTGAGGAAAAACTCGGGGCATCTCAGATTAACCGTCGTGACCTGGCACGTGAAGTCATGGTCGAAGCCAATACAACGGGGCGTCCTGCGGGGGATATCGGTACAGAAATAAGCAAGGTTCAGGCTGATTTTGACTTGCCACCAGGTTATAGTTTTGTGACTCAAGGTGCTAACGCTGATATGGCCGAATCTGCAGGTTATGCCCTGACTGCAATTACCTTGTCAATTGTATTTATTTATATTGTATTGGGTTCGCAGTTCAACAGCTTTATTCACCCTGCGGCAATTATGGCTTCATTACCCTTATCCTTGATCGGGGTATTCTTAGCGCTTTTCCTGTTTAACTCGACCATGAACCTGTTCTCCATCATCGGAATCATCATGTTGATGGGTCTGGTGACCAAGAATGCGATTCTACTCATCGACTTCATCAAGAAAGCCATGGATCGTGGCGAAGATCGCTATGATGCCATTATTGCTTCAGGCAAAACCCGTCTACGTCCTATCCTGATGACCACAAGTGCCATGGTGATGGGTATGGTACCGCTTGCACTTGGACTTGGTGAAGGTGGTGAACAAAGTGCACCAATGGCACATGCAGTCATTGGCGGTGTGATTACCTCTACCCTGTTGACCTTGGTGGTTGTTCCAGTGATCTTTACCTATCTGGACGATTTTAAGAATTTTATGCTGCGCCAAGCCCGTAAAATCATGTCATAA
- a CDS encoding DUF1850 domain-containing protein, whose amino-acid sequence MKWIQGAAIAALFSLAAFFITYFGVKFPYILVEVEAQNFQCKIKQNTFQLSWIHSVEKTPWKERYLQDNEALILTETQFVSFGAGTPDQGVISRQEDGNIQMQINRKLKELNWVISHRMQGKIEIADRVWNIYQDFPDYSTVHISIRKDSLWKKRGLNDCL is encoded by the coding sequence ATGAAATGGATACAAGGTGCAGCGATTGCTGCACTTTTTAGTTTGGCTGCCTTTTTTATCACTTATTTTGGGGTGAAGTTTCCATACATTCTTGTTGAAGTGGAAGCGCAAAATTTTCAGTGCAAAATTAAGCAAAACACTTTTCAACTCAGCTGGATTCACTCGGTAGAAAAAACCCCATGGAAGGAACGTTATCTTCAAGACAATGAAGCGTTAATTTTGACAGAAACCCAATTTGTTTCATTTGGTGCAGGAACACCTGACCAAGGTGTTATTAGCAGGCAAGAAGATGGCAACATCCAGATGCAAATTAACAGGAAACTTAAAGAGCTCAACTGGGTTATATCTCACAGGATGCAGGGAAAAATCGAGATTGCTGACCGGGTCTGGAACATTTACCAGGACTTTCCTGATTACAGCACCGTACACATCTCTATAAGAAAAGACAGCCTATGGAAAAAAAGAGGTTTAAATGATTGCCTATGA
- a CDS encoding proline--tRNA ligase, translated as MRASRFLFATLRETPNDAEVISHQLMLRAGMIRKLASGLYTWLPMGVRVLNKVEAIVREEMDRAGSLQVLMPVTQPASLWEESGRYVQYGPELLRFKDRHTNDFVLGPTHEEVITDLARNELKSYKQLPANFYQVQTKFRDEIRPRFGVMRSREFIMKDAYSFHADQESLQETYDKMYDAYCKIFTRLGLNFRPVQADTGSIGGSGSHEFHVLASSGEDDIAFSTESDYAANIEMAEAVLVGERAAPAQELKVVDTPNQKTIADVSKFLGTDPAQSVKALLVQGIAVEAGQPAPVVALFLRGDHELNEIKAEKHPQIAAPLAFATEAQLAELGLTAGFVGPQGLVEKGITVIADRAASVLSDFVAGANEADKHATGMNWERDAQFTEVYDLRNVVEGDPSPDGKGTLQIKRGIEVGHIFQLGKKYSEALGCKVLGEDGKPFTVTMGCYGIGVTRVVASAIEQNYDEKGIIWPSAIAPFEVAIVPMNAHKSPRTLEAAEALYSELQAAGYDVLLDDRNERPGVKFSDLELTGIPHRIVIGEKGLDAGTFEYKGRRDAESVNLSKEELLAKIAK; from the coding sequence ATGCGCGCGAGTCGCTTTTTATTTGCAACGTTGAGAGAAACCCCGAACGATGCTGAAGTTATTTCACATCAGCTAATGCTTCGTGCCGGTATGATTCGTAAGTTGGCTTCAGGTTTATACACCTGGCTGCCGATGGGCGTTCGCGTATTAAATAAAGTTGAAGCGATCGTTCGCGAAGAAATGGATCGTGCTGGTTCACTCCAAGTATTGATGCCTGTCACTCAGCCGGCTTCACTTTGGGAAGAGTCTGGCCGTTATGTGCAATATGGTCCTGAACTGCTTCGTTTCAAAGACCGTCATACAAATGATTTCGTGCTTGGCCCTACACACGAAGAAGTCATTACTGATCTCGCACGTAATGAGTTGAAAAGTTACAAACAATTGCCTGCAAACTTCTATCAAGTACAAACTAAATTCCGTGACGAAATCCGTCCACGTTTCGGCGTAATGCGTTCACGTGAATTCATCATGAAAGATGCCTATTCTTTCCATGCGGATCAAGAATCACTGCAAGAAACTTACGATAAGATGTACGATGCGTATTGCAAAATCTTTACCCGTCTAGGTTTGAATTTCCGTCCAGTACAGGCAGATACTGGTTCAATCGGTGGTTCAGGTTCTCACGAATTCCACGTATTGGCTTCTAGTGGTGAAGATGATATCGCATTCTCAACTGAATCAGATTACGCAGCCAACATTGAAATGGCTGAGGCTGTTTTGGTGGGTGAACGCGCTGCTCCTGCTCAAGAGTTAAAAGTTGTAGACACTCCAAATCAAAAAACCATTGCGGATGTATCTAAGTTCTTGGGTACTGATCCAGCTCAGTCAGTGAAAGCACTACTGGTTCAAGGCATAGCAGTAGAAGCTGGTCAACCTGCTCCAGTGGTTGCTTTATTCCTTCGTGGTGACCATGAACTGAATGAAATTAAAGCTGAAAAGCACCCACAAATTGCTGCTCCTTTGGCATTTGCCACTGAAGCTCAACTTGCTGAACTTGGCTTAACGGCTGGTTTTGTGGGGCCACAAGGTCTGGTAGAAAAAGGTATTACGGTAATTGCTGACCGTGCTGCTTCTGTACTTTCTGACTTTGTTGCTGGAGCCAATGAAGCTGACAAGCACGCGACTGGTATGAACTGGGAACGTGATGCACAATTTACTGAAGTTTATGACCTGCGTAACGTGGTTGAAGGTGACCCTTCTCCAGACGGTAAAGGCACACTTCAAATCAAACGTGGTATCGAAGTTGGTCACATCTTCCAACTTGGCAAGAAATATTCAGAAGCGCTAGGCTGTAAAGTTTTAGGTGAAGATGGTAAACCATTCACTGTAACGATGGGTTGCTATGGTATTGGCGTAACACGTGTCGTTGCTTCAGCGATTGAACAAAACTACGATGAAAAAGGTATTATCTGGCCATCTGCCATCGCACCTTTTGAAGTGGCAATTGTTCCAATGAATGCACATAAATCACCACGTACCTTAGAAGCTGCTGAAGCGCTTTATTCAGAGCTTCAAGCGGCTGGTTATGATGTGCTACTTGATGACCGTAATGAACGCCCAGGTGTGAAATTCTCTGATCTTGAGTTAACTGGTATTCCACACCGCATCGTGATTGGTGAAAAAGGTCTGGATGCAGGCACTTTTGAATACAAAGGTCGCCGTGATGCAGAATCCGTTAATCTATCTAAAGAAGAATTATTAGCTAAAATTGCTAAATAA
- a CDS encoding TAXI family TRAP transporter solute-binding subunit: MNKWIKLSVMSVALSGVVACSNDNAQNKADNQAAISEGVAEDKLQTRFVNIATGGASGPYNVIGTGLTEIYNKTYGVNSKTQTTGASVENLNLLKQNKVEMAFVMSDSLTEAINGQGSFGTKIDNVQQIAALYPNYVQIVTSKRSGIKNIEDLKGKRIAVGAQNSGVEVNARSLLNGFGITYKDVKVDYLGYAEAADALKGGKLDAAFLTSGIPNSSLMELQQGFDLQLVSINPDKVKAIAKDQAYFLPMTIPKGTYGNAEDIPTAAIMNALVVRSDLSTDDVYKLTKTFFSSLDQLANSHQAAKEITLEGAQKGLVAPVHPGAQKFYDENKAN, from the coding sequence ATGAATAAATGGATCAAGCTTTCAGTCATGAGTGTGGCGCTATCAGGCGTAGTTGCCTGCTCAAATGATAATGCACAAAATAAGGCTGACAATCAGGCTGCGATCAGTGAGGGTGTTGCTGAAGATAAGCTACAAACCCGCTTTGTAAATATCGCAACAGGCGGTGCTTCAGGTCCTTATAATGTCATTGGCACTGGACTGACTGAAATTTATAACAAGACTTACGGCGTTAACTCTAAAACCCAGACGACTGGTGCCTCTGTCGAAAACCTGAATTTATTGAAACAGAATAAAGTTGAAATGGCTTTTGTCATGAGTGACAGCCTGACCGAAGCGATTAATGGTCAAGGTAGTTTTGGCACAAAGATCGATAATGTGCAGCAGATTGCAGCGCTTTATCCAAACTACGTGCAAATCGTGACATCAAAACGCTCTGGTATTAAAAATATTGAAGACCTGAAAGGCAAACGTATTGCAGTTGGCGCACAAAACTCTGGCGTAGAAGTGAATGCACGTAGCTTGTTAAATGGCTTTGGCATTACCTATAAGGATGTGAAAGTAGATTATCTGGGTTATGCAGAAGCTGCCGATGCCTTAAAAGGCGGCAAGCTGGATGCAGCCTTCCTGACCAGTGGTATTCCTAACTCATCCCTAATGGAACTGCAACAAGGTTTTGATCTTCAATTGGTCAGCATCAATCCGGATAAGGTGAAAGCCATCGCCAAAGATCAGGCTTATTTCCTGCCAATGACCATTCCTAAAGGTACGTATGGCAATGCTGAGGATATTCCAACAGCTGCAATCATGAATGCGCTGGTGGTTCGCTCGGATCTATCTACTGATGATGTGTATAAGTTGACTAAGACATTCTTCTCTAGTCTCGATCAACTGGCAAATTCGCATCAGGCAGCAAAAGAAATCACTTTAGAAGGTGCACAAAAAGGTCTGGTTGCTCCAGTGCATCCGGGCGCGCAAAAATTCTATGATGAGAATAAAGCGAACTGA